Proteins from a single region of Acidovorax sp. NCPPB 3576:
- a CDS encoding tryptophan--tRNA ligase, producing MTTTRFLTGITTTGTPHLGNFVGSIRPSVAASLQPGVQSFYFLADYHALIKCEDPLRIQRSTLEIAASWLAAGLNPEHVTFYRQSDIPEIPELNWLLSCVTGKGVLNRAHAYKASQDKNTAAGREADDGVTAGLFMYPVLMGADILLFKAHKVPVGRDQVQHIEMARDMAASFNHLYGDHFVPPEAAIDEHVATLPGLDGRKMSKSYDNTIPLFSSREQLRKLIGGILTDSRAPGEPKDTEGSALFQIYQAFATEAETAALRQQYAEGIAWGDAKQVLFERVDQVIAPMRARYEALMANPSQIEDTLLAGAERARAIATPFMHDLRAAVGLRSLRTAAVATPAQAKPAKAALPSFKQYREADGKFYFKLVAVDGRVLLQSTGFDAPRDAGQAIARLQKEAGALQALTARLVPQQGIEDREVDEALQALIAAAAD from the coding sequence ATGACCACCACGCGCTTTCTCACTGGCATCACCACCACGGGCACGCCGCACCTGGGCAACTTCGTCGGGTCCATCCGCCCCTCCGTCGCGGCCAGCCTGCAGCCCGGCGTGCAGAGCTTTTACTTTCTGGCCGACTACCACGCGCTCATCAAGTGCGAAGACCCGTTGCGCATCCAGCGGTCCACGCTGGAGATCGCTGCCAGCTGGCTTGCAGCGGGGCTGAACCCCGAGCACGTCACCTTCTACCGCCAGTCCGACATTCCGGAAATTCCCGAACTCAACTGGCTGCTGAGCTGCGTGACCGGCAAGGGCGTGCTCAACCGCGCCCATGCCTACAAGGCATCGCAAGACAAGAACACCGCCGCCGGCCGCGAGGCCGACGACGGCGTGACCGCAGGCCTCTTCATGTACCCCGTGCTCATGGGCGCCGACATTCTGCTGTTCAAGGCCCACAAGGTGCCTGTGGGGCGTGACCAGGTGCAGCACATCGAGATGGCGCGCGACATGGCGGCCAGCTTCAACCACCTGTACGGCGACCATTTCGTGCCGCCCGAGGCCGCCATCGACGAACACGTCGCCACCCTGCCCGGCCTCGATGGCCGCAAGATGAGCAAGAGCTACGACAACACCATTCCGCTGTTCTCGTCGCGCGAACAGTTGCGCAAGCTCATCGGCGGCATCCTCACCGACTCGCGCGCGCCCGGCGAACCCAAGGACACCGAAGGCTCGGCCCTGTTCCAGATCTACCAGGCCTTCGCCACCGAAGCGGAAACCGCCGCGCTGCGCCAGCAATACGCCGAAGGCATCGCCTGGGGCGATGCCAAGCAGGTGCTGTTCGAACGCGTGGACCAGGTCATCGCCCCCATGCGCGCGCGTTACGAAGCGCTGATGGCCAACCCCTCGCAGATCGAAGACACCCTGCTGGCTGGCGCCGAACGCGCACGGGCCATCGCAACGCCTTTCATGCACGACCTGCGCGCGGCCGTGGGGCTGCGCAGCCTGCGCACCGCAGCAGTGGCGACGCCGGCACAGGCCAAGCCCGCCAAGGCGGCGCTGCCGTCGTTCAAGCAGTACCGGGAGGCGGACGGCAAGTTCTACTTCAAGCTGGTCGCAGTGGATGGCCGGGTGCTGTTGCAAAGCACCGGCTTCGATGCACCGCGCGATGCGGGGCAGGCCATTGCACGGCTGCAGAAGGAAGCGGGAGCACTGCAGGCGCTGACAGCCCGCCTGGTGCCGCAGCAGGGGATCGAGGACCGCGAAGTGGACGAGGCCTTGCAGGCGTTGATCGCAGCAGCGGCAGATTGA
- a CDS encoding methyl-accepting chemotaxis protein — protein sequence MGLDRLRIGTRLVLAFGALAALMALLLVVGLTDIGRAQASHRAALQLAGGLADAQRLPLVQAIQAAQAQLDDVRVWLLVLGGAVFAVAITAFLLLRQGIVSPLAQAIVIAETVAAGDLSKEFSSDLQGDFGRLLGALGTMEDTLTELVSRIKQSTDAITLCAGDIDSGNSDLSRRTQEQVSSLTETAASMAQLTSTVRQNADRARSASGLAVAASATAERGGAVVGEVVQTMQAISGSSHKIVDIIQVIEGIAFQTNILALNAAVEAARAGEQGRGFAVVASEVRSLAQRSAVAAREIRTLIQESVQQVQNGTGLVGQAGKTMQEIVHDVGQVTALLGEISRALHEQSDGIAHVNQAVAHMDGATQQNAAMVEAAARAASVLSERANDLQRAVGAFKLDDDDAPALVGSPGHHTTSALRLPA from the coding sequence ATGGGCTTGGACAGGCTGAGGATTGGTACGCGGCTGGTGCTCGCGTTCGGGGCATTGGCGGCGCTGATGGCCTTGTTGTTGGTCGTTGGGCTGACAGACATCGGGCGCGCGCAGGCCTCGCACCGCGCGGCATTGCAACTGGCGGGTGGCTTGGCCGATGCGCAACGCTTGCCGCTGGTGCAGGCCATTCAGGCGGCGCAGGCCCAACTGGACGACGTGCGGGTGTGGCTGCTGGTGCTGGGCGGGGCGGTGTTTGCGGTGGCCATCACCGCTTTCCTGCTGCTGCGCCAAGGCATCGTGAGCCCGCTGGCTCAGGCCATCGTCATTGCGGAAACCGTGGCGGCGGGCGACCTGAGCAAGGAGTTCAGCTCCGATCTGCAAGGGGATTTCGGGCGGCTGCTCGGGGCGCTGGGCACGATGGAAGACACCTTGACCGAACTGGTCTCGCGCATCAAGCAGTCCACCGATGCGATCACGCTGTGCGCGGGCGACATCGATTCGGGCAACTCCGATCTGTCGCGCCGCACGCAGGAGCAGGTCTCCTCGCTGACCGAGACGGCCGCGAGCATGGCGCAGCTCACCTCTACCGTGCGCCAGAACGCCGATCGGGCGCGCTCCGCCAGCGGGCTGGCCGTGGCCGCCTCCGCCACGGCCGAGCGTGGCGGGGCGGTGGTGGGCGAGGTGGTGCAGACCATGCAGGCCATCAGCGGCAGCTCGCACAAGATCGTGGACATCATCCAGGTGATCGAAGGCATCGCTTTCCAGACCAACATCCTGGCGCTGAACGCGGCGGTGGAAGCGGCCCGCGCGGGGGAGCAGGGCCGGGGGTTCGCGGTGGTGGCCTCCGAGGTGCGCAGCCTGGCGCAGCGCAGCGCCGTGGCCGCGCGCGAGATCCGCACGCTGATCCAGGAGTCCGTGCAGCAGGTGCAGAACGGCACCGGCCTGGTCGGCCAGGCGGGCAAGACGATGCAGGAGATCGTGCACGATGTCGGGCAGGTCACCGCCCTGCTGGGTGAGATTTCGCGCGCCTTGCATGAACAGAGCGACGGCATTGCCCACGTGAATCAGGCGGTTGCTCACATGGACGGCGCCACGCAGCAGAACGCAGCGATGGTCGAGGCGGCAGCGCGGGCCGCGTCGGTGCTGTCGGAACGCGCGAACGACCTGCAGCGTGCCGTGG
- a CDS encoding site-2 protease family protein — protein sequence MDFSNLIQTVLIYALPVLFAITVHEAAHGYAARHFGDQTAFMMGRITLNPLKHIDPVGTILMPLLLYFATSGAFLFGYAKPVPVNFGNLRNPKRDMIWVALAGPASNFFQAILWAVFLIALVGFGVQERFFMEMARAGMLVNLVMWAFNLFPLPPLDGGRILVGLLPWKQAQMVSRIEPYGFFIVLALVVAGVVGAVWLRPLMSLGYSAINLLLTPLMAMLR from the coding sequence GTGGACTTCTCCAACCTCATCCAAACCGTTCTCATCTACGCACTGCCGGTGCTCTTCGCGATCACGGTGCACGAAGCCGCCCACGGCTACGCGGCGCGCCACTTCGGCGACCAGACCGCGTTCATGATGGGCCGCATCACGCTCAACCCGCTCAAGCACATCGACCCGGTCGGCACCATCCTCATGCCGCTGCTGCTGTACTTCGCCACGTCGGGGGCGTTTCTCTTCGGCTACGCCAAGCCGGTGCCGGTGAATTTCGGCAACCTGCGCAACCCCAAGCGCGACATGATCTGGGTCGCCCTGGCGGGACCGGCCTCCAATTTCTTCCAGGCCATCCTGTGGGCGGTGTTCCTCATCGCGCTGGTCGGCTTCGGCGTGCAAGAGCGCTTTTTCATGGAAATGGCGCGCGCCGGCATGCTGGTCAACCTCGTCATGTGGGCCTTCAACCTGTTTCCGCTGCCGCCGCTCGATGGCGGGCGCATCCTGGTCGGCCTGTTGCCGTGGAAGCAGGCGCAAATGGTGTCGCGCATCGAGCCCTACGGCTTCTTCATCGTGCTGGCCCTGGTCGTGGCCGGCGTGGTGGGTGCGGTCTGGCTGCGCCCGCTCATGTCGCTGGGCTACTCGGCCATCAACCTGCTGCTGACGCCCCTGATGGCGATGCTGCGCTGA